In a single window of the Heliangelus exortis chromosome 1, bHelExo1.hap1, whole genome shotgun sequence genome:
- the SLN gene encoding sarcolipin — translation MDRSSQEIFLNFIIVLITVLLMWLLVKSYQE, via the coding sequence ATGGACCGATCCTCACAAGAAATTTTCCTCAACTTCATTATTGTCCTGATTACTGTATTGCTCATGTGGCTCCTTGTGAAGTCTTATCAGGAGTAA